ATCCATTAACCTTCATCCCATCTATCCCATTTTTTACGTTCTTTTTTATTCATTTCCTTGTCATCATCTTCTAGTCTTTGTTTCAAAACAGCGATAATTTCATCCTTCTTATCTGGAATTACAGATGTCACAGCCACTGCCTTCGTCTTGTGAGTTCCATTGTAGATGCATCTTTTGTTCAAATTTTTTACAAGCATTATCTCCTCAATGATTTGCTGTCTGATGGACACTCTCTTGAAATCGTGATTTCTCACATTTTCTACCAATTTTGCATTCTTGAACAAAACCAAATTCACAACAACAATTTCAAACGGATTCACCTTGTTCAGAAACTCTGCAGTCTTCATTATATGTTCACGAGAATGTTCTTCTCCGCCAAGCCCAAGCATAATATATGTCGAGTATTTTATCCCAAGATTATCGAGCCTGTGAAGAGCCGTCAATTGTTCATTCGATGTGACGCCTT
This Finegoldia magna ATCC 53516 DNA region includes the following protein-coding sequences:
- a CDS encoding radical SAM protein — encoded protein: MIDGFYDRYMYTPMPEMHNEMIPVTVGCSYGKCIYCDLNVGKKFKVFDIEDVKKYICDRKDFYKDKRFTPKKFTLLEGNALCLKNDYLMEILKEIKKNFPNMKYVSCFSRSDDILRKTDAELLELKNLGLDRICIGIESGSDWVLSYHKKGVTSNEQLTALHRLDNLGIKYSTYIMLGLGGEEHSREHIMKTAEFLNKVNPFEIVVVNLVLFKNAKLVENVRNHDFKRVSIRQQIIEEIMLVKNLNKRCIYNGTHKTKAVAVTSVIPDKKDEIIAVLKQRLEDDDKEMNKKERKKWDRWDEG